A genomic segment from Agrobacterium vitis encodes:
- a CDS encoding ABC transporter ATP-binding protein → MGSIQLKNVSKAFAEHKVIPGIDLEINNGEFVVFVGPSGCGKSTLLRLIAGLEDTSGGKIFIDGTDATDRKPSERGLAMVFQSYALYPHMSVRSNIGFPLKMAGIDKGEIDKKVTDAARILNLTDYLDRKPRQLSGGQRQRVAIGRAIVRSPSCFLFDEPLSNLDAALRVNMRLEITELHQKLGATSIYVTHDQVEAMTMADKIVVLNKGNIEQVGSPMDLYHRPANLFVAGFIGSPKMNLISGETAAKYGATTIGVRPEHVTLSTTDGAWKGKVTIAEHLGSDTHLHVDVEGLGHLTARADGDFTARHGDTVFITPDESRLHRFNEQGLNEKEASA, encoded by the coding sequence ATGGGCAGTATTCAGCTTAAAAACGTCTCGAAAGCCTTTGCCGAGCACAAGGTCATTCCCGGCATTGATCTGGAGATCAACAATGGCGAATTTGTTGTGTTTGTTGGTCCCTCCGGCTGCGGCAAATCCACCCTGCTGCGGCTGATTGCCGGACTGGAGGATACATCCGGCGGCAAGATTTTCATTGATGGCACCGACGCCACAGACCGCAAACCGTCTGAGCGTGGCCTTGCCATGGTGTTTCAATCCTATGCGCTTTATCCGCATATGAGCGTGCGCTCCAACATTGGCTTTCCGCTGAAAATGGCGGGCATTGATAAGGGCGAGATTGACAAGAAAGTCACGGATGCGGCCCGCATCCTCAACCTCACCGACTATCTCGACCGCAAACCGCGCCAGCTTTCTGGCGGCCAGCGTCAGCGTGTGGCGATTGGCCGGGCAATTGTGCGCTCGCCCTCGTGCTTTTTGTTTGATGAGCCGCTGTCCAATCTGGATGCGGCCCTGCGCGTCAACATGCGGCTTGAGATCACCGAGTTGCACCAGAAGCTGGGAGCCACCTCGATCTACGTGACCCACGATCAGGTGGAAGCTATGACCATGGCAGATAAGATTGTGGTGCTGAACAAGGGCAATATCGAACAGGTCGGCTCGCCGATGGATCTCTACCACCGACCCGCAAATCTGTTTGTCGCAGGCTTTATTGGCTCTCCGAAAATGAACCTGATTTCCGGCGAGACCGCTGCCAAATATGGAGCCACAACCATCGGCGTGCGCCCGGAACATGTCACACTTTCCACCACCGATGGCGCGTGGAAAGGCAAGGTGACGATTGCCGAACATCTTGGCTCCGACACCCATTTGCATGTCGATGTTGAAGGTCTTGGCCACCTCACCGCCCGCGCGGATGGCGATTTCACTGCCCGCCATGGCGACACGGTGTTCATCACCCCGGATGAGAGCCGCCTGCATCGTTTCAATGAGCAGGGCCTAAATGAGAAGGAGGCGTCAGCATGA